In the genome of Microcoleus vaginatus PCC 9802, the window AATCCAATATTTTTAGGCCATTGGAATTGAGGAGCTTGATTGTAGGGTGCGTTGGGGTTATACCTGTCGTCTTTCGAGAAACTAGGCCAGCTAAATCCTGGGGGTAATTTGTCAGTAGTGGTGCTGGTATTCTGAGTATTGTCCTCAGTGTGGTCGTGACCAGCGTGGCTAGCTGTCCGAGTGTCATCTTGTTCGATTTCTAACATGATTGCTTAATTTCCAAAAAATTTTGCGTCTGTTCCAATATCGCGGTATGATGCGTCGCTTTTGTGGTAACTGCAATTCGCCAAAATTATCGCAGCGACGCACCCTACTTTATTGGGTGGAAATCCCTGTCATAAAAACAGCACTGTCAACTGTTAACTGTCAACTGTTCGCTACTAATCCGATCGCATTTGAGCGACTATCTCATTCAACACCCCAAAACAACCAGCTACTTTATTGAAGCCAGCATAGACACACATAAACAGCAGTAATTCTTCAATCTCCTCATAAGTAGCTCCCTGCTTGAGAGCCATAGAGACGTGAGCTCCAAAGGGGTTCCCAGGGCCAACTTGATCCTGATTCACTACATCTACAGCAATAGTAATCAGAGCCTTTGTTTTTTGATCGATGTGTGGCAATCCCCAGGCTTCTCCAGCCACTCTGGTCACAAAATCACCAAATTTAGGGTTAATGTTCTTCAGTCCTTCTTGCAGCGCTAAATCATCCAAAACGGCATTTTTGTAATTTTCCATGAGGCTTTACCTTGCTAACTAAACTTTACTACGCAGTCATCTCTAAGTAATCTATCCAATGCCCTAAGACTAGGGTTGAATATTCTGCAAAAGTTCCCTCCTATTTATTTAGGCAACTCATGAGCAACACTGTTAGTGGTATAAACTCTAACAAGCAGAGAACCCTTAAGAATTTCTGAAAATTTGGCCAGCAGGGGCTGAACGTAAGGCTGCTTTAAATGCTCCCTTAAAGCTGTGCGGTCTTTCCACTCTTCGTAGTAGATGAAAGAATTTTTTGCTGTTGGTTGCTCATAAAATCCGTAGCTGATACAGCCGGGTTCAGCTCGCGTAGGAGCGAGAGCAGCAGTTGCTAATTTAAGAAATTGCTCGCGCTGTTCGGGTTTGATTTCAAATCGATTGGCTACAACTAATGGCAGAGTGACATTACTATCCTGTTGCCTGTTTGATGGAACCTGGCTCAAGCCAGAAGTGCTGAATATTGTTGTGCAAACAAAAGCGGCAAAAAAGAGCAAAAGAACCTTACTGATGCCTCGGAAGCTTTTAAAAAAATATGCTTTTAGCATTTCTTGCATCTGTATTTCAGGGTGGCGGAGCTAATAACTTGAGTAGTGAGCTGGTACAACCCACCTGAGATGCCTCTGACAGAGGCTTTAGATTTTAGCAAAGCTGCTTGCTAAAATCTAAAATCTTTTCTACTAAGACGATTAAACGTTTTCGACTTCGATAGAATCGTAATCATCAACGGCAATTACACCTTGAATAAATCCGGTTTTTTCCAAGGTTTCAAGTATCATTTCCTGAGCGCCCACGACGTAAATATCGACATCAACTCCCATTTTTTGTTTGGCGAAGATCAGGACTCGCAGACCCGCACTCGCCATATAGTCTAACTCTTGGAGCATCAGCACTAAATGTTTTGGCTTGGTGACAGCCGCTTTCTCAATCTCTTCCTTGAATATCTGTGCAGAACTTGCGTCTAATTCGCCAGTCAGTGTAATTTTTGCAGCATGGCCTGATGATTCTAGAGTTGCAGTGAAAGCCATAATTTTTTGTCCTTTTGAAGATGTTTGTGAGTGGGATTAAGTTGATGATGAGATTACTTGCCGACTAAGATGACGATCGAGCGATCGCCCAGCAGAATACCGTGCTGGTTTTCTAATTTGGGTTCCGTTCCCGGTTCCCAAATATCCTCTGGAGAGGCGCAGCCAGTGTTAGTAGAAATGTGCCACCGCAACTGTTCCGGTAAGCCGGGAATTTCAAACCATTGCGCCTCCCAGTGCATATTGATTGCTACGTAAATGTAGTTATCTTCAACACTTCCGGCTTTAGCGTGTTGGCCGCAAAGCATGAAGGCTATAGTGCGACAACTAGGCGACCAATCTGCATTCCAAGCTTGGGTGCCGTGCCAAGTGATATCTGCATAGCCGCTGCCCACATAGTCCCGGTTCTGGAAGTGATATTTATTTCTCAGTACGGGGTGAGCGTTGCGGAAGGCAATGCTGTTTTTGACGAAGCGAAATAGACTGGCGTTGGTTTTTAATAAATCCCAATCCAGCCAATTGAGTTCATTGTCGTGGCAGTAGGTATTGTTGTTGCCATTTTGACTGCGGCCGACTTCATCACCCATGAGGATCATCGGCACGCCTTGGCTGACCATCAGCATCGCGATCGCATTTCGCATTTGGCGCGATCGCAAAGCATTAATCCCCGAATCGTCCGTCCATCCTTCTGCGCCGCAATTCCAACTGTCATTATCATTGCAGCCGTCGTTATTATTTTCCCCGTTAGCTTCATTATGTTTGTCGTTATAAGACACCATATCAGCTAAGGTAAAACCGTCGTGGGCCGTAATGAAATTAATTGAAGTAGCGGGGCCGCGGCCTTGATGAGCGTAGAGATTGGGTGAACCTTGCAAGCATTGTGCCGCATCTCCGACCGTGCCATCTCCTTTCAAAAACTTGCGAATATTGTCGCGGTATTTGCCATTCCACTCCGCCCAACGTCCGTAAGCAGGGAAGGAACCAACCTGATACAAACCACCCGCATCCCAAGCTTCAGCAATGAGTTTGCACTTCGCTAAAATTGGGTCAAATGCCAGTGTTTCCAGCAATGGCGGATTAGATAGCGGATAGCCCCAAGCATCGCGACCTAAAATAGCTGCTAAGTCAAATCTGAAGCCGTCAATGTGATATTCACTCGCCCAGTAGCGCAAGCAATCCAACACAATATTGCGGACGATCGGGTTATTACAATTGAGCGTATTGCCGCAACCGCTGAAGTTAAAGTAATAACCTTCCGGGGTTAACATATAGTATGTTTTATTGTCCAGCCCCCGGAATGAGATTGTCGGGCCGCGTTGGTCTCCTTCTGCTGTGTGGTTAAAGACGACATCTAAAATGACTTCAAGACCATTTTTGTGCAGTTCTTTGACGAGTGCTTTGACCTCATCCACCTGCATTCCTAGTTTGCCAGTTGCCGCATAGCCAGCCTTGGGCGCAAAGAAACCAACGGTACTGTATCCCCAATAATTTACCAGCAATTCCCCCGTGATCGGGCTGGGGCGAGAATGTTCAAATTCGTCAAACTCATAAATTGGCATGAGTTCGATCGCATTGACTCCCAACTCTTTAAAGTAGGAAATTTTTTCGCGGATAGCTGCAAAAGTTCCCGGATGTTTCACGCCGGAGGAAGGATGGCGGGTAAAACTGCGGACGTGCATTTCATAGATAACTTGATCCTCCGGCGGAATTTCCAGAGGTCGGTCATTTTCCCAATCAAAGTCGTCAAAACTAATGCGCGATCGATGTTGATAAATATCATTCCAATCCGGCGTTACGCCCCAAACATCTCGACCGCCAATAATTTTGGCATAGGGATCTAGGAGAATTTTGTTTTTGTCAAAGTAATGACCTTCTTGGGGATTGAAAGGCCCGTCCATTCGGTAGCCGTATTCGATATTTTCGTAATCGATCTCGAATACAGTCATGGTAAAGACATTGCCAATTCGGAACTCATCGGGAAATGGAATTTCCGCGATCGGTTCTTTAGCGTGTCTTTTAAATAGCACTAGCGTGCAGGATGTGGCATAGCTGGAAAATACCGAGAAATTAACTCCTCCGGGCACTAGACTTGCTCCGAAAGGCATCGGGCGACCTACACGCAGTTTAAAATCGCCGTGTTTGTGAGTGGGGTGAATGTCTATTCGTTCCATTACCTGTCCTACTAATTGAAAATCCTGAACAGCGATCGAACTTTACAAAAACCAAAGATTGACTTAATTTGATGAAGTTTTAGGCTGACTTCAGCGCCACTATTCCTGAATCTAACGTGTCGCAAGTTGTAAAAAAGCTGAGAAATCCCGTTACGTCCATTGTATCTTTAATTTCCTCAGCAACCCCCACCAATACAAGTTTGCCTTCTTTAGCCGATACCTGCCGATAAAGTGACAGCAGCATCCGTAAGCCAGCACTAGACATATAGGGGACTAGAGTCATATCTAAGAGAATTTTACTCCCCGGTTCTGCCAGCGTCAGCACCTTTTCTTGAACTCCTAGTGCGGTACTAGCATCGACATCTCCCTCCAACTTTACCACTGTTATTTCTGCTGTTTTACTAATGGCAATGTCCACGCTCAACCTCTTTGTAAATAAATTAGAATTGGGAGCTTCTTCCCAGGGATTAAGAAAACGATTATCCTGAGAGAAAGAGGAAGCAGCCTATACTTGTTAAGTATAAAACTAGCAATTCAGGCTGCATTCATTCTCACTTTAGGTAACAAACTGCTGACTATACCGGGACAATCTGCACTTTGACTTTCACCCGCTCTTTGGTATCCGGCAACTGAACGGTTAAGTTATCTGCGTCGAAGTTGGTGTAGGGTTGTCCGTCGATTTCACAAGCACCGATTTTGATACTACCGGGGGGCAAAATATCAGGTGAAACTCGCAGGATATTGTCTTTGAATCCTCCCGGCATTGGCTTGAAGTAGAAATCCATCGGCTGCTTAGTAATCAGCAGGTTGGTGTAAACCGCAGAGAGATAGCACAGTTCGGTGGAGTGATAGCCAGACATGGAGTGAGAGCCTTTGAATCGCTCATTTCCCAGCAAGTACGGCAGTCCGTTGGCTAAAGTATTGAAGTAAACAGCACCGTCGTCATGATCCAGGAAGAAAGCACTGTAGAAGGCCGCGGCTTCGCGAGCATGGCGCAAGTATTCTGGGTTTTGAGTGAGGCCGTTGAGGATTAAGTAAGCTAAAATTGCTTGTTCTTGCTGCCACCAAGCTTTGCGATCGTGCCAGACAAAGCTGTGCTGTTCTTCACCGGGTTGGCGCATCCGTTCAACTACATCGTACCAGCCGCCGCGTTGGCGATCGCTTCCCACATCGGGCATGAGATACGCAATCTTTTCAGCCAATTCTTTGTAATTATCTTTGGCTTTAAGCGATTGCATCCGCATCAAATTCCACGCAATCTTCAGGTTGTGACCGACAACAGCCCGGTCTTGCTGCCAGCCCCAGATTTTGTCATGAGTCCAATCTTCATTGAACTTTTCCTGAACAAACGGGCTGGTTTCGTACTCAGGGAAATACTTGGCGATCGTGTCAAAAGTGTCCTCTAAAAAGTCGGCGTATTTCTGGTCGCCTGTTGCCAGATACAGGTTAATTAAATATGCAGGTGCGTGGTCGCCGACTGAGTTCCAATTTTTGCGAGCGCGGTTGTGACCTAGGGACTCGGCGCGGGCATCGAGGGTAAGGGCATCTATGTGGGAGAAATAACCGCCTTGTTCTTTATCTATGAAGAACTTGTCAAACAAATCGACGGTCATTTCGGCATCTTTAAGGATGCGCGGGTCGCCAGTAATTCGGTAAGTTTGAATCGGGCCGGCAAGAGCGTAAATTTGTTCGTAAGCGGGGATGCAATCGTAGTCGTCGCTAAACTCAGAAGTGAGCAGTTTTTGTTCCCGCTGTCCTTTGACCCGTACCCCGTGATACCAGTAAATCAGGTTTTCATCGGGGTCGTAAAATCTCATGTGATCGCGCAGGTATTCAGTACCTTTTTCAGCGGCTTC includes:
- a CDS encoding antibiotic biosynthesis monooxygenase: MLKAYFFKSFRGISKVLLLFFAAFVCTTIFSTSGLSQVPSNRQQDSNVTLPLVVANRFEIKPEQREQFLKLATAALAPTRAEPGCISYGFYEQPTAKNSFIYYEEWKDRTALREHLKQPYVQPLLAKFSEILKGSLLVRVYTTNSVAHELPK
- the glgX gene encoding glycogen debranching enzyme GlgX; amino-acid sequence: MERIDIHPTHKHGDFKLRVGRPMPFGASLVPGGVNFSVFSSYATSCTLVLFKRHAKEPIAEIPFPDEFRIGNVFTMTVFEIDYENIEYGYRMDGPFNPQEGHYFDKNKILLDPYAKIIGGRDVWGVTPDWNDIYQHRSRISFDDFDWENDRPLEIPPEDQVIYEMHVRSFTRHPSSGVKHPGTFAAIREKISYFKELGVNAIELMPIYEFDEFEHSRPSPITGELLVNYWGYSTVGFFAPKAGYAATGKLGMQVDEVKALVKELHKNGLEVILDVVFNHTAEGDQRGPTISFRGLDNKTYYMLTPEGYYFNFSGCGNTLNCNNPIVRNIVLDCLRYWASEYHIDGFRFDLAAILGRDAWGYPLSNPPLLETLAFDPILAKCKLIAEAWDAGGLYQVGSFPAYGRWAEWNGKYRDNIRKFLKGDGTVGDAAQCLQGSPNLYAHQGRGPATSINFITAHDGFTLADMVSYNDKHNEANGENNNDGCNDNDSWNCGAEGWTDDSGINALRSRQMRNAIAMLMVSQGVPMILMGDEVGRSQNGNNNTYCHDNELNWLDWDLLKTNASLFRFVKNSIAFRNAHPVLRNKYHFQNRDYVGSGYADITWHGTQAWNADWSPSCRTIAFMLCGQHAKAGSVEDNYIYVAINMHWEAQWFEIPGLPEQLRWHISTNTGCASPEDIWEPGTEPKLENQHGILLGDRSIVILVGK
- a CDS encoding carboxymuconolactone decarboxylase family protein, with amino-acid sequence MENYKNAVLDDLALQEGLKNINPKFGDFVTRVAGEAWGLPHIDQKTKALITIAVDVVNQDQVGPGNPFGAHVSMALKQGATYEEIEELLLFMCVYAGFNKVAGCFGVLNEIVAQMRSD
- a CDS encoding anti-sigma factor antagonist, with protein sequence MDIAISKTAEITVVKLEGDVDASTALGVQEKVLTLAEPGSKILLDMTLVPYMSSAGLRMLLSLYRQVSAKEGKLVLVGVAEEIKDTMDVTGFLSFFTTCDTLDSGIVALKSA
- a CDS encoding N-acyl-D-glucosamine 2-epimerase, which produces MERMNFSFSDMIGGYVTNFNRSDKSFGIKTSDGREYTAYLTPTTYGRITQNLEEPYLSATERFAELLHPGQHVFAYGVFYPQGEGHKFEAKSLVFAGEAPENYRHEEPDWWIKQVRSIADCYLKWQFGYPNQPIDYKEYRTMLNLSGSKKQDDYLQETDTVSRLVYGFASAFLMTGEDRFLEAAEKGTEYLRDHMRFYDPDENLIYWYHGVRVKGQREQKLLTSEFSDDYDCIPAYEQIYALAGPIQTYRITGDPRILKDAEMTVDLFDKFFIDKEQGGYFSHIDALTLDARAESLGHNRARKNWNSVGDHAPAYLINLYLATGDQKYADFLEDTFDTIAKYFPEYETSPFVQEKFNEDWTHDKIWGWQQDRAVVGHNLKIAWNLMRMQSLKAKDNYKELAEKIAYLMPDVGSDRQRGGWYDVVERMRQPGEEQHSFVWHDRKAWWQQEQAILAYLILNGLTQNPEYLRHAREAAAFYSAFFLDHDDGAVYFNTLANGLPYLLGNERFKGSHSMSGYHSTELCYLSAVYTNLLITKQPMDFYFKPMPGGFKDNILRVSPDILPPGSIKIGACEIDGQPYTNFDADNLTVQLPDTKERVKVKVQIVPV
- a CDS encoding STAS domain-containing protein, which produces MAFTATLESSGHAAKITLTGELDASSAQIFKEEIEKAAVTKPKHLVLMLQELDYMASAGLRVLIFAKQKMGVDVDIYVVGAQEMILETLEKTGFIQGVIAVDDYDSIEVENV